Proteins encoded within one genomic window of Triticum aestivum cultivar Chinese Spring chromosome 2D, IWGSC CS RefSeq v2.1, whole genome shotgun sequence:
- the LOC123053817 gene encoding protein NUCLEAR FUSION DEFECTIVE 4 — protein sequence MAGGGGLGKVKAGSRPPWVGLAAAVWVQVAAGSAYVFPLYSHAVKEALGYNQKALTMLGVANDVGENVGLVPGVLANRLPPWLILLIGSACAFFGFGTVWLAVTKTVAMPYWVLCIALCVGTNSSAWLGTAALVTNMRNFPLSRGTVAGLIKGYVAVSAAVYTETFNGMLNNSPTNLLLLLALGIPVACVVVMYFVRPCTPSLDEDNATEHSHFVFTQVSSVVLGVYLMVATILGDTLNLSATITYLLFGIMILLLLSPLAIPIKMTLYPSKLKEEKASTLLVPSYSTDSLSGADQENGEPLLRGTSATFVPGNNDSDETDLDVLLAEGEGAVNLKKRKGPRRGDDFTFAEALVKADFWLLFIVYFCGVGTGVTALNNLAQIGTSVGANDTTVLLCLFGFCNFVGRILGGSISEYFVRTRMLPRPFWMMCTQIIMVVTFLLFATGLHSLIYVSTTLLGICYGVQFAVMIPTVSELFGLKDFGLMYNFMLMVNPIGAFFFSALLAGYVYDKEAERQNPGVLDPSNCFGPDCFRLTFYVCAMVCCCGTLICLVFIARIKPVYQMLYASGSFRHPRQQQLY from the exons ATGGCGGGCGGCGGAGGGCTGGGGAAGGTGAAGGCGGGGAGCCGGCCGCCGTGGgtggggctggcggcggcggtgtgggtgCAGGTGGCGGCCGGCAGCGCCTACGTCTTCCCGCTCTACTCCCACGCCGTCAAGGAGGCGCTCGGGTACAACCAGAAGGCGCTCACCATGCTGGGCGTCGCCAACGACGTCGGCGAGAACGTGGGGCTCGTCCCCGGGGTGCTCGCTAACCGCCTCCCGCCCTGGCTCATCCTCCTCATCGGCTCCGCCTGCGCCTTCTTCGGCTTCGGCACCGTCTGGCTCGCCGTCACCAAGACCGTCGCCATGCCCTACTGGGTG TTGTGTATAGCTCTATGTGTCGGCACAAACAGCAGTGCATGGTTGGGAACTGCGGCGCTTGTGACCAACATGAGGAACTTCCCTCTGAGTCGAGGAACCgttgctggtctcatcaaaggttATGTTGCTGTTAGTGCTGCTGTCTACACGGAAACGTTCAATGGAATGCTTAACAATTCACCCACAAACCTTTTGCTATTGCTTGCTTTGGGGATCCCGGTAGCATGTGTTGTGGTGATGTATTTTGTTAGGCCCTGCACCCCATCACTGGATGAGGATAATGCAACCGAACACAGCCACTTCGTGTTCACACAGGTCTCTAGTGTGGTTCTCGGCGTATATCTTATGGTGGCTACAATACTCGGCGATACTTTGAACCTAAGCGCGACTATCACCTACCTTTTGTTTGGTATAATGATACTCCTGCTCCTTTCTCCACTTGCCATACCAATCAAAATGACACTTTATCCAAGCAAACTAAAGGAGGAGAAGGCCAGCACCCTGCTTGTTCCATCTTATTCAACGGATAGTTTGTCCGGTGCGGATCAAGAGAATGGAGAACCGCTTCTGCGTGGCACTTCGGCGACGTTTGTTCCAGGCAACAATGATTCTGATGAGACTGATCTGGATGTTCTGCTGGCTGAGGGTGAGGGAGCAGTGAATTTGAAGAAGAGGAAAGGACCAAGAAGAGGGGACGATTTCACATTTGCTGAAGCCTTAGTAAAGGCAGATTTCTGGCTACTGTTCATTGTATACTTTTGTGGTGTTGGCACTGGTGTCACTGCTCTAAACAACCTAGCTCAGATTGGGACTTCTGTTGGTGCTAATGACACAACTGTTTTGTTGTGCCTCTTCGGCTTCTGCAACTTTGTTGGCCGTATCCTTGGTGGATCTATCTCTGAATATTTTGTAAG AACAAGAATGCTTCCTCGTCCTTTCTGGATGATGTGCACACAAATAATCATGGTGGTAACCTTCCTCCTTTTCGCGACCGGTCTCCACAGCCTGATCTACGTGTCAACGACGCTGCTGGGGATATGCTACGGGGTCCAGTTCGCGGTCATGATACCGACCGTGTCGGAGCTTTTCGGGCTCAAGGACTTTGGGTTGATGTACAACTTCATGCTCATGGTGAACCCGATCGGCGCGTTCTTTTTCTCGGCCCTCCTTGCCGGTTACGTCTACGACAAGGAGGCGGAGAGGCAGAACCCGGGCGTGCTGGACCCTTCAAACTGCTTTGGACCTGACTGTTTCAGGCTCACATTCTACGTCTGTGCCATGGTGTGTTGCTGCGGAACCCTGATCTGCCTAGTTTTCATCGCGAGGATCAAGCCGGTTTATCAGATGCTATATGCTAGTGGGTCGTTCAGACACCCTCGACAGCAGCAGCTGTACTGA